Proteins from one Homalodisca vitripennis isolate AUS2020 chromosome 3, UT_GWSS_2.1, whole genome shotgun sequence genomic window:
- the LOC124358552 gene encoding trichohyalin-like yields MSDYERDKEGREQDRERERKEKEKRDRERMERERRELEEKERLVKAERERRRREKEENEKKGEKERLEKERSRKEQERLEREKREKEREEYEKRLLEQHKRRSSLERSPPVGIRRDIRPERSTDGESETTTEDDTKKRKEREEESPKKVKKKNRTGKEREEEEEEEAEEEPMDEETQEIEPTPQKKMEELLKKMENWSERQIKSKTISKTQLSELNKLVGMMRKELKEMEIEKAKMEGRLEERKEIVNMFKEALKEEGERKSREGAQEEGTTKSFADIVRDERKMKEKRPPAITGKRGEPARSSNVVLVRKEGRESEEVRRKMKELIDPGKERINVKRMTNVKNGILLEVTSKEEVKRLVEDEGMKREGIEVKAPDKKRPMLMIYDVEMSLKDDEIMKEIYERNLKEEMTEDEMKEGFTIRSRKEEGKGDRRRRIGSIIVQCSAKVRNLLRRRERLYIGWTSNRAKDYIDLPRCYRCQRFGHVAKYCNGKKACPRCSEEHDIKDCRVQEDAPWKCVNCERDGKVDLNHDVRWKGCPAYKRAEKRYLESVAYD; encoded by the coding sequence ATGTCGGACTACGAAAGAGATAAAGAAGGGAGAGAGCAGGATAGAGAGAGGGAGAGAAAGGAGAAGGAGAAGAGAGATCGGGAGAGAATGGAGAGAGAAAGGAGAGAGCTTGAGGAGAAGGAGAGATTGGTGAAGGCCGAAAGGGAGAGACGGCGAAGAGAGAAGGAGGAGAATGAAAAGAAGGGTGAGAAGGAGAGATTAGAGAAGGAGAGAAGTAGGAAAGAGCAAGAGAGGCTCGAAAGGGAAaagagagagaaggagagagaaGAGTACGAGAAGAGACTGCTTGAGCAGCATAAGAGAAGGAGCAGTCTGGAAAGATCCCCACCAGTAGGGATAAGGAGAGACATAAGACCGGAAAGAAGTACGGACGGAGAGTCCGAGACGACTACAGAAGATGATACCAAGAAGAGAAAGGAAAGAGAAGAAGAAAGTCCTAAAAAGGTGAAGAAAAAGAACAGAACCGGAAAGGAacgagaagaagaagaagaagaagaggcgGAAGAAGAGCCAATGGATGAAGAGACGCAAGAAATAGAGCCAACACCGCAGAAGAAGATGGAAGAGTTGTTAAAGAAGATGGAGAACTGGTCTGAGAGACAGATAAAGAGCAAAACAATAAGCAAGACGCAATTGAGTGAATTAAATAAGCTGGTGGGGATGATGAGGAAGGAGCTGAAAGAGATGGAGATAGAGAAGGCGAAGATGGAAGGAAGGCTCGAAGAGCGGAAGGAGATAGTAAACATGTTTAAGGAAGCCCTGAAGGAGGAAGGAGAGAGAAAGAGCAGAGAAGGAGCACAAGAAGAAGGGACGACTAAGTCCTTCGCTGATATTGTGAGAGATGAAAGAAAGATGAAGGAGAAAAGGCCCCCTGCAATTACAGGTAAGAGGGGAGAGCCGGCCAGATCATCAAACGTTGTGTTGgtgagaaaagaaggaagggaaAGTGAGGAAGTGAGGAGAAAGATGAAGGAGTTGATAGATCCTGGGAAAGAAAGGATAAATGTAAAGAGAATGACAAATGTGAAAAATGGAATCTTGCTGGAGGTGACCTCAAAAGAAGAGGTGAAGAGATTAGTGGAGGATGAAGGAATGAAAAGAGAGGGAATAGAGGTGAAAGCACCGGATAAGAAAAGACCAATGCTGATGATTTATGATGTTGAAATGAGCTTAAAGGATGATGAAATCATGAAAGAAATTTATGAACGGAACCTGAAGGAGGAGATGACGGAGGATGAGATGAAGGAAGGATTCACAATACGGAGTCGGAAGGAGGAAGGGAAAGGAGACAGAAGAAGAAGGATAGGAAGTATAATTGTGCAATGTAGTGCGAAGGTGAGAAACCTGTTAAGAAGAAGGGAGAGGCTGTATATAGGATGGACATCAAACAGGGCTAAGGATTATATAGACTTGCCCAGATGTTACAGATGCCAACGTTTTGGACACGTGGCTAAGTACTGTAATGGTAAGAAAGCATGCCCCAGATGTAGTGAGGAGCATGATATCAAGGACTGCCGAGTGCAGGAAGATGCACCCTGGAAGTGTGTAAATTGTGAGAGAGATGGAAAGGTGGATCTCAACCACGATGTGCGATGGAAGGGATGCCCGGCATACAAGAGGGCGGAGAAGAGGTACTTGGAGTCAGTTGCCTATGATTAG